TTACCGTTCCGCAGAACAACAAGTTCAGTGTTTGTACTGGCCGCCAATTGTCTCGCCCGCTGTGCAGCACGGCGGATTGCAACCAAAGAACCCGCCAAATCCGGATCTTTTGCCAGCTCTATACTTTTCTGGTTCATGCCTTTTCTCCCCAATTAATCAGTACCGGTTCATCGCCTGCATTGTCATACAACGCCCAAGCATCCACTTCATCCCGATAAATTTGCTTAAAATTTCGTAACCCTGCTGCAAAGCGCCTGCGGATAACCTCGCTCGGCACATCATGACCGCCCTGGCGCACACGTTCCGCCACACGATCAATGGCCATTTGTGAATTTGGCAGCGACAAGAAAAACAGCGTGACATGATAACCGGCCTCGCGCCAGCGGCGAATCCGATGCGCATAAGTCAACCCAGAAAGCGTAGTCTCAAACGCAAAACTTTCACCGCGTTCTTCAAGCTCTTTAATGCTTTCCAACATAATACGGGCTGCCTTCATCGCAGCTACATCCGGTGCAAACGGCGACAAGCCCGCCGCAATCAAATCTGCGTTCACGAACTTTGGACAACCCGCTTCATTGGGCAAAAATTCCCGGGCAAAGGTCGTTTTCCCAGCCCCATTCGGCCCAGCAATGATGATAATTTTCTTCATGGCAAAGACCAACAGGAAGAAATGGGATATTTGAAGTTTTTACTCACTTGCGGAACCATTTTCAAATGAACGGGCACGCGTGATTGAACAGTTACCGCAGAATGATTTAATTTCTTCACAAAGATCATTCCATTTTCTCATCAAACAATTCACTTTGAATCGAATTCGCGGCACTATATCCCTCTGTTTTTTCTACTTGTTGTGGAGGAGCTGGCGCTTTGGGAAGATTTTCAACTCGCAACGAATAATCATCATGCCCCCATTCACAGCGTGACAACACCTGCTTAGGGATTTTCTTCACGGTGAGATTCGGATAATCACCCCGGCCACGAAAGGCAGTACACAATACTAATAAACTGCGCTCCAATCCCACTTCATCGGAAAGCTGCTGTAATTGCTCGTGATTTAGATTCGCCGTGGTGACGTAGATAAAATCTCGTTCGGTGGAATGCCCGTGCATCCAGTAATGTACCCCAGAAGGCGCATAGGTGAATCCTTCCAGCTTGCATAAGGCTTGCGCCAGCATCTCCGCATTGTATTCCTTGTTGATGACCCACTGCCCGTAAGCATCCTGCTGCAACAAGCTGGGCGCGAGTTTGTAATAGCGGAAACCACCACCGCCTTGCCAATTCACGGCCTTGCTGATGCCACCTTGGTCCTCGTCATCAATCACCTTTTGCAGGCGCGGGATGATGTGCGTGTGACAATGTTCGCCTAGCTCCACCATGATCCAGCGGCGACCCATCTTGTGCGCCACTGCGCCAGTCGTGCCGGAACCGGCGAAGGAATCTAGAACGACGTCGCCGGGATTGGTGGCAATTTCGAGGACACGCTGTATAAGGCTCTCTGGCTTTGGCGTTGCGAAGGGATCGGTTTTGTTAAATGCGATAACCTCCCTCTTAGCGGTTTGATTGTTACCGACATCTTCATGCCGCCAAACCGTTGTTGGTACTGTTCCTTCTCGTACCTTATCAGCAAATTTCTTCAAGCGTGGCACAGGATTTTTGCCATCCCTACCCCACCAAAGAAGATTATCGGCAACATTTTTTTCGTGTGAATTTCTGTCGAAAGCCCAAACCCTGATTTGGTTCGGCCAAACTTCTTCGCCTGTATTGGGATTCAGTATTGGATAGTAAAGATTAGGTCTCTCATCCTTTGATTTCGCGCAGGTGTAATCCGCCGAACTCCACATCCCTCTTGGATCATTATCAGGATTCTTGAAATTCTTTTCTTGCTTTTGGCTGCGCGCCAACAAATTCGGGTACCAGATTTCTTTATTTTTCGAGAA
The nucleotide sequence above comes from Gammaproteobacteria bacterium. Encoded proteins:
- a CDS encoding site-specific DNA-methyltransferase, producing the protein MKKSKLELTWIGKENRPKLEPRILLEDPAKSYHAKHRVTNGDIFDNRLIFGDNLLALKALESEFSGKVKCVFIDPPYNTGSAFTHYDDGVEHSIWLSLMRDRLEIIWRLLSEDGSLWITIDDNEAHYLKVLCDEIFGRANFVANVMWEKKFSPQNDAKWLSLNHDHILLFSKNKEIWYPNLLARSQKQEKNFKNPDNDPRGMWSSADYTCAKSKDERPNLYYPILNPNTGEEVWPNQIRVWAFDRNSHEKNVADNLLWWGRDGKNPVPRLKKFADKVREGTVPTTVWRHEDVGNNQTAKREVIAFNKTDPFATPKPESLIQRVLEIATNPGDVVLDSFAGSGTTGAVAHKMGRRWIMVELGEHCHTHIIPRLQKVIDDEDQGGISKAVNWQGGGGFRYYKLAPSLLQQDAYGQWVINKEYNAEMLAQALCKLEGFTYAPSGVHYWMHGHSTERDFIYVTTANLNHEQLQQLSDEVGLERSLLVLCTAFRGRGDYPNLTVKKIPKQVLSRCEWGHDDYSLRVENLPKAPAPPQQVEKTEGYSAANSIQSELFDEKME
- a CDS encoding zeta toxin family protein, translated to MKKIIIIAGPNGAGKTTFAREFLPNEAGCPKFVNADLIAAGLSPFAPDVAAMKAARIMLESIKELEERGESFAFETTLSGLTYAHRIRRWREAGYHVTLFFLSLPNSQMAIDRVAERVRQGGHDVPSEVIRRRFAAGLRNFKQIYRDEVDAWALYDNAGDEPVLINWGEKA